A stretch of DNA from Deinococcus aerius:
TGGAGCTGTCCCGCGAGCCCCTGCCCCAGGAGATCGCCGAGGCGATGGGTCCCGGCTGGGACGCCACCAAGGTCGAGGAGACCCAGAAGATTGGCCGCGAGCCGATCTCGTTGGAGACCCCCATCGGCGAGGAGGGCGACAGCGTCTACGGCGACTTCCTGCCCGACGAGCGCTTCTCCTCCCCGGTGCAGAACGCCTCCCAGACCCTGCTCAGCGAGGCCCTGGAGCGCGCCTTCAGCTCCCTGAACGAGCGTGAGGCGATGGTCCTCAAGCTGCGCAACGGCTTCGTGGATGGCCGCGAGCACACCCTGGAAGAGGTCGGGCAGATGCTCAGCGTTACCCGCGAGCGTGTGCGCCAGATCGAGAACAAGGCGCTGCGGAAGCTCAAGTACCAGGAAGGCCTGACCAGCGGCCTGCGCGACTTCCTGGAATAAGCCGGAGCGTTCCGGCAGAACCGCCCTCCGACCGGGGGGCGGTTTTTTGGTTTTGGAGCCGTGGGGTCCGGTAGGAGTTGGAGGGAACGGGGAGCAGAGGCAGGCTTTGATCTCCACTCAATACACCCTCTGTGGACTGGCCTGATAGCCCGCCGTCGCGTGTTGGGCGCCCCCTCACCCCTGGCTGCGCCAGGTCCTCTCCCACGAGGGGAGAGGTCAGAACAGCCCAAGGGGCAGGGGCTCAAACGCAGAGGCGAGAAGATCAACCCTCCCCCTCCAACTCGGCACAGATTGCTTGAAAATCATTACCCATTCTTCCCCTACTTGACAAAAATAATTTTCAAGAGTACGCTCCAGCCATCAACCTTTTTTCTTAGGAGTCCCCGTGACCCAAGCCGTACTTCCGCCTGTCAGCGCGGGCGGCGCTCTCGGCCGTCTTCGTCAGCAAGCCGCGCCCCTCTCCCCGACGCTTCAGCGCGTCGCCGAACACGTCATCCGTCACGCGGAAACGGTCGTCCACCAGACCATCACGGAGCTGGCGAGCAGCGCGGGCGTCAGCGAGGCCACCGTCACCCGGCTGTGCCGCAAGCTGGGCTTCGCCGGATTTCACGCCTTCAAGATCGCGCTGGCCTCGGACGTGGCGAGCCGCGAGACCGTGCCCAAGGAGGAGGGAACCCTTGACCCGACGACCCGGCTGGTGCGCCAGACCTGCCGGACCCTGGAGGACACCGCCGCGCTTGCGGACCGGGCCACGCTGGAGCGCGTGGCGGAGGCCATCGCCCGCGCGCCAAGAGTGGACCTGACCGGGCAGGGCAACAGCGGCCTGGTCGCCCAGTACTTCGCCCACCGGCTGATGCGGCTGGGGATCACGACCCTCGCCTACACCGACCCCCACGTGGCGGCCGTCAGCGTGAGCACCCTGCCGCGGGGCGGGGTCGTGATCGGCCTCTCCAGCAGCGGGAGCACCATCGACACCGTTCAGCACCTCAAGCTCGCGCAGGCGCACGGGCACCTCACCGTCGCCCTGACCCACCGGCCCAGCAGCCCCGTCACCCGCTATGCCGGAGCCGTCCTCCTCACCGCCGCGCAGGAGGACCCGCTCACCGACGCGGTGCTCGCCACCCTCTCCAGCCAGACGCTGATGCTCGAACTGCTCTACACGGCCATCCTGGCCCGCCGCCCCGAGGCCCACGCCATGCTGCGCGTGACCGCCGAGTCCGTCGTCGAGAAGAAGTATTAGCCCCCGCCGCCGCGAGGCCGCGGCGCAAAGGAGACCCCATGAAGCGCAGCCTGACCGTCCTGACCCTTGCCCTTGGCCTCTCTGCCGCTGTCAGCGCCCAGGCGCAAACCACGGAGATCACTTTCTGGACGTGGTACCTGAGCCCCAAGTTCGACGGGTACATCAAGGACACCATTGCCGCCTTCGAGAAGGCCAACCCCACCATCAAGGTCAAGTGGTTCGACAAGCAGGCCAGCATGGTGCAGGACTTCGTGGCCTCGGTGAACCTGGGCAACGCGCCCGACGTGGTCAACCTGAACATCGACGAGACTGCCAAGGCCGCCCAGAACGGCTTCCTGCGTCCGGTGGACGCGCTGACCAGCCCGGCCGTCCTCAAGGCCACCTACTACCCGCAGAGCCTGAAGAACTTCACCGTGAACGGCAAGGTCTACGCCTATCCCTGGTACGGCTCGCTGAACGAGGGCGTGCTGCTGTACAACCCCGATCTGCTGCGGCAGGCGGGCGTGAAGGCGCCGCGCAACATGTCCGAGATGCTGAACATGGTCAAGACCATCAAGGACAAGACCGGGGCTTACGCCTGGGTGCCCGCGCTCAAGGACCCGGGCGGCGCGTCCTTCCTGGGCTACTTCTTCTCGGACGGCCTGCCGATCTACAACGCGCAGGGCAAGGCGGCCTTCAACTCGCCCGCGCACGTGGCGCTGCTCCAGCGGTATGTCGACCTCTTCAAGGGCGGCTACCTGCCGGAGGACGCGCTGCGCAAGGAAGCCTTCCAGCTCGCCACCGAGCTGTACCCGCAGAACAAGGTCGCCATGATCGTGGGCGGCCCGCAGGCCCTGAACCGCATCAAGGACACCAACCCGGCCCTGTATGCCAAAACCGTGGTCACCGCCGCGCCGCTGGGCAAGGCGGGCGTGCAGACCGGCACCTCGATGGGCCTGGTGATTCCCGTCGCCAGCAAGCATCCTGCCGAGGCCGCTCGGTTCGCCGCCTTCTTCTCCAACAACGCCAATCAGGTCGCCTTCGCCAAGATCGTGCCTATCATCCCCACGACGAGTGCGGCGCAGAACGACCCCTATTTCAAAAAGGCCAGCACCGACCCCATCGCCAAGGCCACCAGCCTGATCGGGGCCTCGGGGAGACTCATCAACCCCGGCTTCAAGACTCCGGGCAACAGTGACGACCTGTACAAGAACTTCAGCGACAACATCGAGTCGGCGCTGCTGGGCAAGAAGACCGCGAAGCAGGCGCTCGACGACTCGGTGGCGTACTGGAACGCGAATATGAGCAAGTAAGCTTGACCGAGCCGTGGCCCGCCTGAACCTGGGCGGGCCTTCTGGAATTAAAGCTTAGAGGATGTTGAGTTGCGTCAGCTGAGTTGCTCTCGCTCGCTGAACCCCTCCGCCCCTTCGGGGCACCTCCCCTGAAAAGGGAGGCAAAAAGATTCCCTGGCTCCCCTTGAGGGGAGCTGTCACCGAAGGTGACTGAGGGGTTTGCTTGCAACCCCACCGAACCTGGCCCCCTCGCCCCCTCCCCACCGACGAGGATTCCTGCCCATGCGAGCCAACTGGCGTCAAACGCTGCTGTCGTACACCTTCCTGGCCCCGGCGCTGATCCTGCTGGTGGTGTTCACCTTCTACCCGCTGGCCTACGGCTCGTACCTGGGCTTTACCGAGTACGGCGGGGCCCGTTTCGCGCAGGGGCAGCCGCCACGCTGGGTGGGGCTGGAGAACTTCCGCACTCTGTGGGCCGACGATTTGTTTCGCACCTCGCTGCTCAACTCGGTGAAGTACCTGCTGGTGGTGCCCGCGCTGCAACTGGCCTCTCTGGCGGTCGCATCGCTGGTCAACAATTCGCTGCCCGGGATGGCCTTTTTCCGGGCGGCCTACTATGTCCCGGTGGTGACTTCCATCTCGCTGGCCGCCGTGATGTGGGAGTGGGTCTACAACAAGGACGGCACCCTGAACTGGGTGCTGGGCTTTCTCCACCTGCTGCCTGCGGGCGGGGCCTTCGGCTGGCTCAACAACGAGAACACCGCCTTCTGGGCCGTCATGCTGGTGACTTTCTGGCGGGGCTTCGGCTACTACATGGTGCTGTACCTGGCGGGGCTCCAGAACATCCCGTCCGAGCTGGAGGAGGCGGCGGTGCTGGACGGGGCTTCGGCCTGGCAGCGCTTTTGGCGCATCACCGTTCCGCTCATGAGGCCCACCATTCTGCTGTGCTCGCTGCTCTCCACCATCGCCGCGCTGCGGGTGTTGGAGGAGGTGCTCGTGCTCACGAACGGTGGGCCGCTGAACTCGACCTACACCGCCCTCATGTACGTGTACTTCAAGGCCTTCCAGGGCTTCAACTTCGACTACGGCCTCGCCAGCGCCGCTGGGCTGGTCGTGGCGGTGGTCGCGCTGGCGTTGTCGGTGGTCAACTTCCGGCTGTTCCGGGACAGCAGCGGGGAGGGCGGATGAGCGCGGTGAGCCGGACCGCGGTGCCCCGCGCGCTGCCGCGGCGCCGCACCCGCACCCGGGCCGCGCGGCACTTGGGGCGCTACGTGCTGCTGGTGCTCATCCTGCTGTTCGCCGTCTTTCCCTTCCTGTGGACCCTGGCGATTGCCCTGACCGATAAGCGGGCGGGCGGTTCCATCTACGACTTTCCGGCGAGCCTCTTTCCGCGCGCCCTGACGCTGAACAATTTTCAGCAGGTCTACCAGACCTTCGGGCTGGGGCAGTACGTCTGGAACAGCATCTCCATCACGGCGATGACCATCGTGGGCACGCTGGTCGTCTCGGCGTTGGCGGCCTACCCGCTGGCGCGCTTCCGCTTTCCCGGGCGCAACCTGATCTTCGCAGTGATCGTCGCCACGCTGGTGCTGCCGGGCGAGACCACCTTCATCGTCAACACGCTGACCCTGCAAAAGCTGCACCTGCTGGGCACGCACCTGGGCGTCGTGATCCCGACCATCGCCGGGGCCTTCGGCATCTTCCTGATGCGCCAGGCCTTCCTGGCGATTCCGCAGTCCCTCCTGGAGGCGGCGCGGCTCGACGGCGCGAATGAACTGACCATCCTGACCCGGATCATGCTGCCCCTGACGAGGCCGAGCCTGGCTGCGTTGGGCATCTTCACGCTGGTGGGCAGTTGGAACGCCTACTTCTGGCCCATGCTGGTGCTCTCGGCCGCGCCCGACAAGGTGCCCCTCAGCGTGGCCGTCCTCAAGCTCAAGGGCCAGTTCAACTACGACCCCTTCAACATCGCCGCCGGGTCGCTGATCATGATGCTGCCCGTGCTGCTGGTGTTTCTCCTCGCGCAGCGCCTCTTCATGCGCGGGATGGAGGGGGCGGTCAAGTGAACCCAGCCCGCGCCCTGATCGTCGACCTGCCCGGCCCCGACCTCACGCTGGAGGAAGGCCGTTTTCTGGCCCGCCACTCCTTCGGTGGCGTGTGCCTCTTCGCCCGCAACATCACGACGCCGGAACGCACAGCACGGCTGGTGCGCGACCTCCGCGACGCGCTGGGGCACGACGCTCTGGTCGCCACCGACCAGGAGGGCGGCGCCGTGCTGCGGCGGCTGGACGTGCCGCATCCCCCCACACCGATGGGTCTGGGTGCGCTGCGGGACCCGGAGGCTGCCAGGGAAGCCGGGGCAGTCGCGGCGCGTGGCCTCCTCGACCTCGGCATCAACTGGAACTTCGCGCCCAGCCTGGACGTGAACGTCAATCCCGGGAATCCGGTCATCGGGGAGCGGTCTTTCGGAAGTGACCCGGCCCTGGTGGCGGAACTTGGCGTCGCATGGGCGCTCGGGAGTGAGGCGGCGGGCGTGATGAGTGCCGTCAAGCACTTCCCGGGGCACGGGGACACGCAGGTGGACAGTCACCTCGACCTTCCCACCGTGAACAAGTCGCGGGAGGCGCTGGAGGCGTGTGAATGGCTCCCCTTCCGCGCGGCGGTGCGGGCCGGAGTGGGCAGCGTGATGACCGCCCACATTCTCTACCCGGCGCTGGATGGGGAACGCCCGGCAACCTTGTCCCCAGCCGTGCTGACGGGATTGCTGCGGGGCGAGTGGGGGTATGACGGCGTGGTCGTGACGGACGCGATGGACATGCGCGCCATCGCCGACCGCTACCCGGGGGGAGTGGGGGCGCCGCTGACCCTCACGGCGGGGGCGGACGCCGTTCTGGTGTGCGGGCACGGCGAGCTGACTCCACACGCCGAACATCTGAACGCTGTCGAGCGTGCCCTGCGGGACGGGACGTTGGCCGAAGACCGGCTCCAGGAGGCGCTGACTCGCCTGGCCTCTGCTGCTCGACGTTTTCCAGGCACACCCCGCCCCTATACCGCCGCCGAGCGCGAACGGGACGGGGCGCAGGTGCGGGCGTGGGCGCGGGCGAGCGTGACAAGGGTGGGTCAGGTCCCCCGTCTCTCCCCCGACGCCGAGGTGCTGCTCCTCACCCCCGACCAACCCGGGGTCGGTGGCCCTTATGGGGACAGCCTGGGTGGCGACGAGCTTGCCGCAACCCTGCGCGCGTATTTCCCCCGTCTGAGGCACGCCAATTACAGCCCGACCGACGCGCGTGCGGCACGGGCACTCCTGGACGAGTTTCCGGGTGCCCCGGCCCTCCTGGCGACCCCTACCCGTTGGAACCTCACGCCCGTACAGAAGGAGCTGGCTGGGCTGCTCCCGGCACGCGGCGGCATCCACCTGGCCCTGTGGAACCCGGAACATGCCCGCGCCCTGCCCCTCCCCGCGCTCGTCAGCTACGGCTTCCGGCCCGCCCACCTCGCGGCGGTGGCGCAGGCCCTCATTACTGGGGAGGCGCCGGGAGTTCTGCCCCTCGCGGCGCCCGAAGTGGTGTAGAGCGTGCAGGCCAGCACGCGGCGGGCGTGGATCGTCTGACAGTTTTCGGGTTGAACCCTGGGGGTGGCAAGTGCGTGCTGGAGGACATTTCATCCCGCTTGTTCTCCACAGGCGAGCGGTCATTCTCACCTCCCGGCACGGCGGTTCGAGCCGCGGGTGGGCTGCTGCGCGCCCCTTGGGTCCCCACGCCTGAGGCCCGGCGCCTTGACACCCACGGCAGCGAACAGGCCCAAGCTGAGAGTTCGGCGACGGAGTACCCCGGACCCCGGGACGGTCGGGTTCACCCCTCGGCACATTCTGGTGATGGGAGAGACTGATGACGGAGCAGCACAACCGCCACGCCTGGAACGCCATTGCCGCCCTGGGGGAGAGTCCTTACGCCCGCCCGGTCACGCCCGAGACTGTGGCTGCCGCCCGGCGCGGCGAGTGGACGGTCATGCTCACGGACACCAAACCGCTTCCCCGGGCCTGGCTGCCCGACGTGCGCGGGCTGGATCTCCTCTGCCTCGCCTCGGGAGGTGGGCAGCAGGGTCCCATCCTCGCTGCCGCTGGCGCCAACGTCACCGTGTTCGACCTCTCCGAGGGGCAGCTTGCCCTCGACCGGGAGGTCGCGGACCGCGAGGGCCTCTCCCTCCGTCTGATGCAGGGCAGCATGACCGACCTGTCCGCCTTCGGAGATGGGAGCTTCGACGTGATCGTGCACCCGGTGTCCAACGTGTTCGTGTCCGACGTGCGGCCCGTGTGGCGGGAGGCGTACCGGGTGCTGCGTCCCGGGGGCAGCCTGCTGGTGGGCTTTCTCAATCCGGCCATGTTCATCTTCGACCTGGACCATCTGGACGAGACGGGGGAGCTGCGTGTGCGTTACCCCCTGCCTTACGTGGAAGAGGCGCACCTGTCCCCCGAGCGGCTGGAGATGTACCAGCGCGAAGGCAGGCCGCTACATTTCAGCCACAGCCTCACCGAGCAGATCGCGGGCCAGCTTGAGGCGGGGTTCCTGATCGCCGGGTTGTACGAGGACGACCACGGGATGAATGGCGATTTGGTGTCGAGTTATCTGCCGACTCAACTCGCCACTCGGGCTGTGAAAGTATGACCTGGGGCAGGCGGGAGCGAAGCGCCGCGGCTCGCTTGCCTGTGGAGGATCAGCGGTAGGGGCTGCCTCCCGGAACGCACTCCCCACCGCCAAGGTTCAACCTGCAACGTGTCAAGTGACCCACGCCCGCCGCGTGTCCTGGACTTACCGCGTCCGGGTCACCTTGCTCAGCAGCGGGGGCGCGTCGGGGTCCAGCCCGCGGTGCAGGGCGAGGTGCGCGGCAAACAGGTAAAAGGCCAGCGCGCTGGGCACCGGGTCGGTCAGGTCCTGGCCGGTTTCCGGCGTGGCGAGGGTGCTGCCCGCAGCCGGGCCGAGGGTCCGCAGGTCCGCCCCGCTGGCGAGCAGGTCGGCATACGCGCGGCGGGTCGCCTCCCCGGCGGCGTCGGCGGGCGCGAAGCCCAGCAGCGGCACCCCCTCGGCAAGGAGTCTTTTAGGGCCGTGGCTGAACTCGGCCGCCGAGTACGCCTCGGCGTGGATGCCGCAGGTCTCCTTGAGCTTGAGCGCCGCCTCCTGCGCCACCCCGAAGTGCAGCCCGCGCGCCAGCACGAGCAGGTTGTCCGCGAAGCGGTAGCGCTCGGCCAGATCGCGGGCCTGGGCTTCCACTTCCAGGGTGCGCTCCAGAGCCTCCGGCAGGGCCTCCAGCCCCCGGGTGAGCGCCGCGTCCCCGTTCAGCGCGGCGACCACCGGCAGCAGGGCCGTCAGGCTGGCGAGGTAACTCTTCGTCGCCGCCACCGCCCGCTCCTCGCCGCAGCGCAGCGGGAGCACGAACTCCGCCTCGCGCGCGAGGTCGCTGTCCTCCACGTTCACCAGGGCCACGGTGGTCGCGCCGCCCTCGCGCGCCATGCGGACATTCTCGACCACGTCGGGACTCGCCCCGGACTGCGACACGGCGATCACCAGCGCGCCCCGCAGGTCCAGCCGCGCCCCGTACAGCGTATGCACGCTCGGTCCCAGGCTGGCGACGGGCAGCGAGAGCCGCGTTTCCAGCCCGTATTTCAGCACCGTGCAGGCATGGTCGCTGCTGCCCCGGGCCACGGTGACGGCGTAGGGGGGACGCCGCCCACGCAGCGCATCGGCCAGCCTGCGCGTCACCTCGGCGTTCTCGGCGAGCTGGCGGCGGACGACCCGCGGCGCCTCGCGGGCTTCCTTGAGCATCAGGGGGTCAGTCATGGGTGTTCTCCAGGATGGGCCTTCCGGCCACGTACACCTGAACCACGTTCAGGTCGGGGGCCAGAACGGTGAGGTCGGCCCGCAGCCCCGGCTCCAGACGGCCCCGGTCGCTCAGCCCCAGGGACGCGGCGGGCACGGCACTCAGCATGGCCGCCGCCTCGGGCAGGGGCACGCCCGCGCGGACGGCGTTCCGCAGGGCTGCGTCCAGCGTCAGCACGCTTCCGGCCAGGGTCCCGTCGGCCAGCGTTGCTTTTCCCGCCCGCACGGTGACGGGCTGCCCCCCCAGTTCGCTCTCGCCGTCCCCCAGCCCGGCGGCGCGCATGGCGTCAGTGATGAGCAAGACCCGCCCCGGGGCGGCGGCGCGGGCCAGCAGGAAGCCCGTCGGGTGGACGTGAATGGTGTCCAGGATGACTTCTACAAAGGCTTGCGAGTCGGCCAGCAGCGCGCCGGGGGGTCCGGGTGCCCGCCCCTCGATCCCTCCCATCGCGTTGTAGAGGTGGGTGGCGCAGGTGCGGGCGCCTGCCGCGCAGAGGGCGTTCAGAAAGGCCGTCACCGTCTCCGCGTCCGCACGGGTGTGCCCCACCCCGACACGCACGCCCGCGCGGGCGAAGGCGAGGCCCGCCTCTGTCGCCCCGGGCAGCTCGGGAGCGAGCGTCACGGCCCGGACCACGCCCGTCTCCAGCACCTCCGCCACGAGGTCGGGGGTGGGAAGCACCGTGTTCGGGGGCTGCGCGCCCAGCCTCTGCGGGCTGATGAAGGGACCTTCCAGGTGGGCGCCCACGATGTCCGCGCCGCCTTCCACCCCGCCGTCGTCCATCACCTCCCGCACGCCTCGCAGGGCCGCCAGAACCCGCTCCCACGGGTGGGTGATCGTGGTGGGAAGCAGGGTCGTCGTCCCGTGCCGGGCGTGCAGGCGGGCGAGGGTGCGAATACCCCCCGGGCCGTCCATCGTGTCGCCGCCGCCGCCGCCGTGAACGTGCGTGTCGATGAAGCCCGGCAGGATCAGGTGCATTCCCCCGGCCTGTTCAGGCGCCGTGTCCGGCGTGACTCCCTCGATCAGTGTTCCGAACGAGAGGGTTCCTGGCCGCAGCTCGCCCCCCGGGAGCAGGAGCTGGCCGCGCAGGGTGGAGGGGGGAGTGTTGGGGGGGCTGGTCATGTCTGGCCTCGCAGGCGGCGGCGGAT
This window harbors:
- a CDS encoding MurR/RpiR family transcriptional regulator, giving the protein MTQAVLPPVSAGGALGRLRQQAAPLSPTLQRVAEHVIRHAETVVHQTITELASSAGVSEATVTRLCRKLGFAGFHAFKIALASDVASRETVPKEEGTLDPTTRLVRQTCRTLEDTAALADRATLERVAEAIARAPRVDLTGQGNSGLVAQYFAHRLMRLGITTLAYTDPHVAAVSVSTLPRGGVVIGLSSSGSTIDTVQHLKLAQAHGHLTVALTHRPSSPVTRYAGAVLLTAAQEDPLTDAVLATLSSQTLMLELLYTAILARRPEAHAMLRVTAESVVEKKY
- a CDS encoding ABC transporter substrate-binding protein, coding for MKRSLTVLTLALGLSAAVSAQAQTTEITFWTWYLSPKFDGYIKDTIAAFEKANPTIKVKWFDKQASMVQDFVASVNLGNAPDVVNLNIDETAKAAQNGFLRPVDALTSPAVLKATYYPQSLKNFTVNGKVYAYPWYGSLNEGVLLYNPDLLRQAGVKAPRNMSEMLNMVKTIKDKTGAYAWVPALKDPGGASFLGYFFSDGLPIYNAQGKAAFNSPAHVALLQRYVDLFKGGYLPEDALRKEAFQLATELYPQNKVAMIVGGPQALNRIKDTNPALYAKTVVTAAPLGKAGVQTGTSMGLVIPVASKHPAEAARFAAFFSNNANQVAFAKIVPIIPTTSAAQNDPYFKKASTDPIAKATSLIGASGRLINPGFKTPGNSDDLYKNFSDNIESALLGKKTAKQALDDSVAYWNANMSK
- a CDS encoding carbohydrate ABC transporter permease, whose protein sequence is MRANWRQTLLSYTFLAPALILLVVFTFYPLAYGSYLGFTEYGGARFAQGQPPRWVGLENFRTLWADDLFRTSLLNSVKYLLVVPALQLASLAVASLVNNSLPGMAFFRAAYYVPVVTSISLAAVMWEWVYNKDGTLNWVLGFLHLLPAGGAFGWLNNENTAFWAVMLVTFWRGFGYYMVLYLAGLQNIPSELEEAAVLDGASAWQRFWRITVPLMRPTILLCSLLSTIAALRVLEEVLVLTNGGPLNSTYTALMYVYFKAFQGFNFDYGLASAAGLVVAVVALALSVVNFRLFRDSSGEGG
- a CDS encoding carbohydrate ABC transporter permease, which encodes MSAVSRTAVPRALPRRRTRTRAARHLGRYVLLVLILLFAVFPFLWTLAIALTDKRAGGSIYDFPASLFPRALTLNNFQQVYQTFGLGQYVWNSISITAMTIVGTLVVSALAAYPLARFRFPGRNLIFAVIVATLVLPGETTFIVNTLTLQKLHLLGTHLGVVIPTIAGAFGIFLMRQAFLAIPQSLLEAARLDGANELTILTRIMLPLTRPSLAALGIFTLVGSWNAYFWPMLVLSAAPDKVPLSVAVLKLKGQFNYDPFNIAAGSLIMMLPVLLVFLLAQRLFMRGMEGAVK
- a CDS encoding glycoside hydrolase family 3 N-terminal domain-containing protein, with the protein product MNPARALIVDLPGPDLTLEEGRFLARHSFGGVCLFARNITTPERTARLVRDLRDALGHDALVATDQEGGAVLRRLDVPHPPTPMGLGALRDPEAAREAGAVAARGLLDLGINWNFAPSLDVNVNPGNPVIGERSFGSDPALVAELGVAWALGSEAAGVMSAVKHFPGHGDTQVDSHLDLPTVNKSREALEACEWLPFRAAVRAGVGSVMTAHILYPALDGERPATLSPAVLTGLLRGEWGYDGVVVTDAMDMRAIADRYPGGVGAPLTLTAGADAVLVCGHGELTPHAEHLNAVERALRDGTLAEDRLQEALTRLASAARRFPGTPRPYTAAERERDGAQVRAWARASVTRVGQVPRLSPDAEVLLLTPDQPGVGGPYGDSLGGDELAATLRAYFPRLRHANYSPTDARAARALLDEFPGAPALLATPTRWNLTPVQKELAGLLPARGGIHLALWNPEHARALPLPALVSYGFRPAHLAAVAQALITGEAPGVLPLAAPEVV
- a CDS encoding class I SAM-dependent methyltransferase; protein product: MTEQHNRHAWNAIAALGESPYARPVTPETVAAARRGEWTVMLTDTKPLPRAWLPDVRGLDLLCLASGGGQQGPILAAAGANVTVFDLSEGQLALDREVADREGLSLRLMQGSMTDLSAFGDGSFDVIVHPVSNVFVSDVRPVWREAYRVLRPGGSLLVGFLNPAMFIFDLDHLDETGELRVRYPLPYVEEAHLSPERLEMYQREGRPLHFSHSLTEQIAGQLEAGFLIAGLYEDDHGMNGDLVSSYLPTQLATRAVKV
- a CDS encoding SIS domain-containing protein, producing MTDPLMLKEAREAPRVVRRQLAENAEVTRRLADALRGRRPPYAVTVARGSSDHACTVLKYGLETRLSLPVASLGPSVHTLYGARLDLRGALVIAVSQSGASPDVVENVRMAREGGATTVALVNVEDSDLAREAEFVLPLRCGEERAVAATKSYLASLTALLPVVAALNGDAALTRGLEALPEALERTLEVEAQARDLAERYRFADNLLVLARGLHFGVAQEAALKLKETCGIHAEAYSAAEFSHGPKRLLAEGVPLLGFAPADAAGEATRRAYADLLASGADLRTLGPAAGSTLATPETGQDLTDPVPSALAFYLFAAHLALHRGLDPDAPPLLSKVTRTR
- the nagA gene encoding N-acetylglucosamine-6-phosphate deacetylase, with the protein product MTSPPNTPPSTLRGQLLLPGGELRPGTLSFGTLIEGVTPDTAPEQAGGMHLILPGFIDTHVHGGGGGDTMDGPGGIRTLARLHARHGTTTLLPTTITHPWERVLAALRGVREVMDDGGVEGGADIVGAHLEGPFISPQRLGAQPPNTVLPTPDLVAEVLETGVVRAVTLAPELPGATEAGLAFARAGVRVGVGHTRADAETVTAFLNALCAAGARTCATHLYNAMGGIEGRAPGPPGALLADSQAFVEVILDTIHVHPTGFLLARAAAPGRVLLITDAMRAAGLGDGESELGGQPVTVRAGKATLADGTLAGSVLTLDAALRNAVRAGVPLPEAAAMLSAVPAASLGLSDRGRLEPGLRADLTVLAPDLNVVQVYVAGRPILENTHD